From the Anguilla anguilla isolate fAngAng1 chromosome 6, fAngAng1.pri, whole genome shotgun sequence genome, one window contains:
- the enpp4 gene encoding bis(5'-adenosyl)-triphosphatase enpp4, protein MFRGSLLLFFLAGGAALVASEHGGNGTAGPAPLLLVSFDGFRADYLQKYDFPNLQRFFFSEGVLVKEVTNVFITKTFPNHYSLVTGLYAESHGILASNMHDAATGKNFSVADDRDPFWWNQATPIWVTAQEAGLETAAAMWPGTDIAIQNRTATHFLRYDPRVTFRERVANVTGWLERDEAVRFAALYWEEPDRSGHRYGPDNTTEMGRVLKEVDDLIGLLVEQLNSSGLWGRINIILTSDHGMAQCSQDRLIRLDGCLHPENYTVVDLTPVGAIIPLGDPALVFKALSKCHPNMKAYMKKDIPDRLHYKNNERVQPIMLVADEGWTIVQHGNLSRLGDHGYDNSLPSMHPFLAARGPAFGHGLQVAGLSSVDVYPLMCRLLGLQERPNNGSLARARCLLAGESCSSLAPVLGLVVGVLLLLSTFTGLFIFLKNKVPSRSRPFSRLELQEDDDDDPLID, encoded by the exons ATGTTCCGCGGCAGCCTGCTGCTGTTCTTCCTGGCGGGCGGCGCGGCGCTGGTCGCTAGCGAACACGGGGGAAACGGCAcggcaggccccgcccccttgctGCTCGTGTCCTTCGACGGGTTCCGGGCGGACTACCTGCAGAAGTACGACTTCCCCAACCTGCAGAGGTTCTTCTTCTCGGAGGGGGTGCTGGTGAAGGAGGTCACCAACGTCTTCATCACCAAGACCTTCCCCAATCACTACAGCCTGGTGACGGGCCTTTATGCAGAGAGCCACGGCATTCTCGCCAGCAACATGCACGACGCCGCCACCGGCAAGAACTTCTCCGTCGCCGACGACCGCGACCCCTTCTGGTGGAACCAGGCCACGCCCATCTGGGTCACGGCGCAGGAGGCGGGGCTCGAGACGGCCGCCGCCATGTGGCCCGGGACGGACATCGCCATCCAGAACCGCACCGCCACCCACTTCCTGCGCTACGACCCCCGCGTGACCTTCCGTGAGCGCGTGGCCAACGTGACTGGCTGGCTGGAGCGGGACGAGGCCGTCCGATTCGCCGCCCTGTACTGGGAGGAGCCGGACCGCTCCGGCCACCGCTACGGGCCGGACAACACCACCGAGATGGGGCGTGTCCTCAAGGAGGTGGACGATCTGATTGGCCTGCTGGTGGAGCAGCTCAACAGCTCGGGACTGTGGGGGCGGATCAACATCATCCTGACCAGCGACCACGGCATGGCCCAGTGCTCCCAGGACCGGCTCATCCGATTGGACGGCTGTCTGCACCCCGAGAATTACACGGTGGTGGACCTGACGCCCGTGGGGGCCATCATCCCACTGGGTG accCTGCACTGGTTTTCAAGGCCCTGAGCAAATGCCACCCCAACATGAAGGCCTACATGAAGAAGGACATTCCTGATAGGCTGCATTACAAGAACAACGAGAGGGTTCAGCCAATCATGCTGGTCGCAGACGAGGGGTGGACCATCGTCCAGCACGGGAACCTCTCCCGAC TTGGTGACCACGGATACGACAActcccttcccagcatgcaccccTTCCTGGCGGCGCGGGGCCCGGCGTTCGGGCACGGGCTGCAGGTCGCGGGGCTGAGCAGCGTGGACGTGTACCCGCTCATGTGCCGGCTCCTGGGGCTGCAGGAGAGGCCGAACAACGGCAGCCTTGCCCGGGCCCGGTGCCTCCTGGCTGGGGAGTCCTGCTCGAGCCTGGCCCCGGTGCTGGGGCTGGTGGTGGgcgtcctcctgctcctctccaccttcaccggcctcttcatcttcctcaaGAACAAGGTCCCGTCCAGGTCCCGCCCCTTCTCCCgcctggagctgcaggaagacgacgacgacgaccctctgattgattga
- the fam167ab gene encoding LOW QUALITY PROTEIN: protein FAM167A (The sequence of the model RefSeq protein was modified relative to this genomic sequence to represent the inferred CDS: inserted 2 bases in 1 codon) encodes MDTMSPPLITVDNVSNPPEQQGIVGVAHDDHLGSLKALTEKLRLETRRPSYLAWKAHLEAWGSRGPRAAEAPLGPGQQEALCPLRQPEPNPPAADTXATPPTGLKGFGNIDEALVWLRKELTEMRLQDQQLARQLMRLRSDIIKLKIEQTCHLHRSMLNDATYGLEERDELSDLLCDFPLTPGFGLSTPLRLIGVTKMNINSRRFSLC; translated from the exons ATGGACACCATGTCCCCGCCCCTCATCACAGTAGACAACGTCAGTAACCCGCCGGAACagcaggggattgtgggggtTGCCCATGACGACCACCTGGGCAGCCTGAAGGCTCTGACGGAGAAGCTTCGGCTGGAGACGCGGCGGCCGTCGTACCTGGCCTGGAAGGCGCACCTGGAGGCCTGGGGTTCGAGGGGCCCCCGGGCCGCGGAGGCGCCGCTGGGGCCcggccagcaggaggcgctgtgCCCCCTGAGGCAGCCCgaacccaacccccccgccgccgacac cgccaccccccccaccggaCTCAAGGGGTTCGGGAACATCGACGAGGCCCTCGTCTGGCTCAGGAAGGAACTG ACAGAGATGCGGCTGCAGGATCAGCAACTGGCCAGGCAGCTGATGCGTCTgcgcagtgacatcatcaaactGAAGATTGAGCAGACGTGCCACCTACACCGCTCCATGCTCAACGACGCCACCTACGGGCTGGAGGAGCGGGACGAGCTGTCCGACCTGCTGTGCGACTTCCCGCTGACGCCCGGCTTCGGCCTGTCCACCCCGCTGCGGCTCATCGGCGTCACCAAGATGAACATCAACTCCCGCCGCTTCTCCCTCTGCTAG
- the enpp5 gene encoding ectonucleotide pyrophosphatase/phosphodiesterase family member 5: MMANGLVKAICLLGVVAMAMLPSCRPEDPPRLLLVSFDGFRWDYVQRVATPNFHALMEEGVRVEQVESAYITKTFPDHYTLVTGLYTESHGIVANEMYDPDLNLTFSMDHPSARDPRWWDGAEPLWATNQRAGHGSGAAMWPGTDVEIRGTYPTHFLPYNASVGFEARVRSLVGWFARDPSVRLGLLYWEEPDVSGHAFGPDSSLMDAVIADVDAKLGFLRRELQRAGLYERLNLVVTSDHGMAQMSGERVVELDAYLSRDAYTWIDKSPVVGILPQEGKLEEVYRSLAHAHPSLHVYRKEEIPERFHYQHNDRIMPIIVAAEEGWTIVQNKSDGLMLGNHGYDNTLPSMHPVFVARGPAFRRAYSKASARAVDLYPLMCHILALPPAPNNGSLANVRDLLREASPPTQAPPPVPEPTYARVLGSLLGVVLVLGFLLVFLKYVTLRQLPATPTGNPEIARPLLQDHLEI, from the exons ATGATGGCGAACGGTCTCGTGAAGGCCATCTGCCTGCTGGGcgtggttgccatggcgatgctCCCCAGCTGCCGGCCGGAGGATCCGCCGCGCCTCCTGCTGGTGTCCTTCGACGGTTTCCGCTGGGACTACGTCCAGCGCGTGGCCACGCCCAACTTCCACGCCCTGATGGAGGAGGGGGTGCgggtggagcaggtggagagcGCCTACATCACCAAGACGTTCCCGGACCACTACACCCTGGTGACCGGGCTGTACACGGAGAGCCACGGCATCGTGGCCAACGAGATGTACGACCCCGACCTCAACCTGACCTTCAGCATGGACCACCCCAGCGCCCGCGACCCTCGCTGGTGGGACGGGGCGGAGCCGCTGTGGGCCACCAATCAGAGGGCGGGGCACGGGAGCGGCGCCGCCATGTGGCCCGGCACGGACGTGGAGATCCGCGGGACCTACCCCACCCACTTCCTGCCCTACAACGCCTCGGTGGGGTTCGAGGCCCGGGTGCGGAGCCTGGTGGGGTGGTTCGCGCGGGACCCGTCCGTGCGCCTTGGGCTGCTGTACTGGGAGGAGCCTGACGTCAGCGGCCACGCCTTCGGGCCCGACAGCTCGCTCATGGACGCCGTCATCGCCGACGTCGACGCCAAGCTGGGCTTCCTGCGGCGGGAGCTGCAGAGGGCGGGGCTGTACGAGCGGCTCAACCTGGTCGTCACTAGCGACCACGGCATGGCTCAGATGTCCGGTGAGAGGGTGGTGGAGCTGGACGCGTACCTGAGCCGGGACGCCTACACCTGGATCGACAAGAGCCCCGTGGTGGGCATCCTGCCCCAGGAAG GGAAGCTGGAGGAGGTGTACCGCTCCCTGGCCCACGCCCACCCCAGCCTGCACGTGTACAGGAAGGAGGAGATCCCCGAGCGCTTCCACTACCAGCACAACGACCGCATCATGCCCATCATCGTCGCCGCTGAGGAAGGCTGGACCATCGTGCAGAACAAGAGCGACGGCCTCATGC TGGGTAACCATGGTTACGACAAcaccttacccagcatgcaccccGTGTTTGTGGCCCGAGGTCCCGCCTTCCGCCGGGCCTACAGCAAGGCGTCGGCGCGTGCGGTCGACCTGTACCCGCTCATGTGCCACATCCTGGCCCTGCCGCCCGCGCCAAACAACGGCTCATTGGCCAACGTGCGGGACCTGCTGCGCGAAGCCTCGCCCCCcacgcaggccccgccccccgtcccggAGCCCACCTACGCCCGGGTTCTGGGCTCCCTGCTGGGCGTGGTCTTGGTGCTCGGCTTCCTACTGGTCTTCCTGAAGTATGTGACCCTCCGGCAGCTTCCGGCCACGCCCACCGGCAACCCTGAAATCGCCAGGCCCCTCCTGCAGGACCACCTGGAGATTTAA